A genomic stretch from Musa acuminata AAA Group cultivar baxijiao unplaced genomic scaffold, Cavendish_Baxijiao_AAA HiC_scaffold_1138, whole genome shotgun sequence includes:
- the LOC135671240 gene encoding uncharacterized protein LOC135671240 → MGPRAACWPVTSLLFSSLLLVALGTDSSTMSIESLDSTIRDRAFDLLSRGRTGVAYEVPLPSSLSGVRASVQRMRSGNLWSRGARLGSLHVPPRTTTVPFVRRLVVVHQDLGNRSSSFFNVPGYSLLAPVVGCLAYDATCGSTSNATRKLELRVLGDPISITFPRVTLPAGLNATIECARLGPHGSVVQLADAASDNACAATRTGHFTMVVPSSVASSAPDTARETTWRVWAVACGSGVVGLLLVGLVGMGIMRLTRNRKMEEMEQKAEEGEALGTTWAGRSKMPSAAISRTKAVMEDGTTAP, encoded by the coding sequence ATGGGCCCAAGAGCGGCGTGTTGGCCTGTCacctctctcctcttctcctccttgttgCTCGTCGCCCTTGGAACGGACTCGTCGACCATGTCGATCGAGTCCTTGGATTCGACGATTCGCGACCGTGCTTTCGACCTGTTATCTCGAGGTCGAACAGGTGTGGCATACGAGGTGCCTCTTCCTTCGAGTCTCTCCGGCGTCAGAGCTTCTGTCCAAAGGATGAGGAGCGGGAATCTGTGGAGCAGAGGAGCCCGTCTCGGCTCCCTCCACGTCCCTCCGAGGACGACGACCGTCCCGTTCGTGAGGCGGCTGGTCGTCGTCCACCAAGATCTCGGCAACCGGTCGTCGTCCTTCTTCAACGTCCCCGGCTACTCCCTCCTCGCTCCCGTCGTCGGCTGCCTCGCTTACGACGCAACGTGTGGTTCCACTTCCAACGCCACCCGGAAGCTGGAGCTCAGAGTTCTGGGAGATCCCATCTCCATCACCTTCCCCCGAGTCACATTGCCGGCGGGACTGAACGCCACGATCGAGTGCGCCCGCCTCGGGCCGCACGGATCGGTGGTGCAGCTCGCCGACGCGGCGTCGGACAACGCCTGCGCCGCGACGAGGACAGGGCACTTCACCATGGTCGTGCCGTCGTCCGTGGCGAGCTCGGCTCCGGACACGGCGAGGGAGACGACGTGGAGGGTTTGGGCGGTGGCATGTGGGAGCGGAGTGGTTGGGCTTCTCTTGGTGGGTTTGGTAGGGATGGGAATCATGAGGTTGACGAGGAATAGGAAAATGGAGGAGATGGAACAGAAAGCAGAGGAAGGTGAGGCTTTGGGCACAACCTGGGCCGGGAGGAGCAAGATGCCATCTGCCGCCATTAGTAGAACAAAGGCAGTGATGGAGGATGGAACTACTGCACCGTGA
- the LOC135582971 gene encoding ubiquitin-conjugating enzyme E2 10, whose amino-acid sequence MASKRILKELKDLQKDPPTSCSAGPVAEDMFHWQATIMGPPDSPYAGGVFLVTIHFPPDYPFKPPKVAFRTKVFHPNINSNGSICLDILKEQWSPALTISKVLLSICSLLTDPNPDDPLVPEIAHMYKTDRNKYEASARSWTQKYAMG is encoded by the exons ATGGCCTCGAAGCGGATCTTGAAGGAGCTCAAGGACCTCCAGAAGGATCCTCCCACGTCCTGCAGCGCAG GTCCTGTGGCAGAAGACATGTTTCACTGGCAAGCAACAATAATGGGTCCTCCGGATAGTCCTTATGCTGGGGGTGTCTTTCTTGTCACCATCCACTTTCCTCCTGATTATCCATTCAAACCACCTAAG GTAGCATTCAGGACAAAGGTCTTCCATCCAAATATTAACAGCAATGGCAGCATTTGTCTTGACATCTTGAAGGAGCAGTGGAGTCCTGCGTTGACAATCTCTAAG GTGTTGCTTTCCATCTGTTCTCTTTTGACAGACCCAAACCCCGACGATCCTTTGGTCCCAGAGATTGCACACATGTACAAGACTGATCGGAACAAGTATGAAGCTTCCGCGAGGAGCTGGACCCAGAAGTATGCAATGGGTTAG